A part of Phoenix dactylifera cultivar Barhee BC4 chromosome 2, palm_55x_up_171113_PBpolish2nd_filt_p, whole genome shotgun sequence genomic DNA contains:
- the LOC103716856 gene encoding post-GPI attachment to proteins factor 3-like, translating into MSGRWVLLVVLLGCIFEAIGASEGDADPLYQACAEQCQETGSFGNNSIQYCQLSSGDVSGENTLSMKKQLYSLRLKWKQWRCRSYCQYLCMMQREIEREALGLKPVKYYGKWPSKHVHVFQVPVSAALSALTLVVQFNGWLSFFRLVYYKLERTPQSRRPYYEFTGLWHIYGLLSMNAWFWSAIFHSWNSDLTEKVYISFAVALLGYSLILAILRTFNVKGEAQRVTAAAPLLAFVTTHILYLNFYKLDYGLNMKVCFTMDIAQVILWVVWAAVTRHPSWLKLWTVLIGGILVMLLENYEFPPSKAFVDAHDLRHATAIPLAYLWWSFVKKDAETRTTAITKKRR; encoded by the exons ATCCGCTTTACCA AGCCTGTGCGGAACAATGTCAAGAGACCGGATCCTTTGGGAACAACTCCATTCAATATTGCCAATTATCATCCGGTGATGTATCTGGAGAGAATACATTGTCTATGAAAAAGCAACTGTACAGTCTGCGCTTGAAGTGGAAACAGTGGAGATGCAGAAGCTACTGTCAATATCTTTGTATGATGCAACGAGAAATTGAAAGGGAAGCGCTTGGTCTCAAACCTGTAAAGTATTATGGCAAATGGCCTTCCAAGCACGTCCATGTGTTTCAG GTGCCTGTTTCTGCTGCCCTCTCAGCTTTGACTCTTGTAGTTCAGTTCAATGGCTGGCTATCCTTTTTCCGATTAGTATATTACAAGTTGGAACGCACGCCTCAAAGTAGGAGGCCATACTATGAGTTTACTGGCTTATGGCATATCTATGGGCTCTTGTCAATGAATGCCTGGTTCTGGAGTGCTATTTTTCATAGTTG GAATTCTGATCTTACAGAGAAGGTATATATCTCATTTGCTGTGGCTTTACTTGGATACTCGCTCATTCTGGCTATACTGCGGACATTTAATGTCAAGGGTGAGGCTCAAAGGGTTACAGCTGCAGCTCCATTACTGGCCTTTGTGACAACGCACATCCTGTATCTCAACTTCTACAAACTTGACTATG GGCTGAACATGAAAGTTTGCTTCACAATGGACATCGCTCAGGTAATCCTATGGGTGGTATGGGCTGCCGTAACTCGTCATCCTTCATGGCTCAAATTGTGGACAGTTCTGATTGGAGGCATCCTTGTCATGCTTCTGGAGAACTATGAGTTCCCCCCATCCAAAGCATTTGTTGATGCCCATGATTTGCGGCATGCTACTGCCATCCCCCTAGCTTATCTTTGGTGGAGCTTCGTGAAGAAAGATGCAGAAACTCGTACCACTGCCATCACTAAGAAAAGAAGGTAA